CTTGAAGCTAAACAACCTTTTACCATGGTCCAGCTTAGGCAGAGGCTTCTTTTCAGTCCTCTGTATGTTAGAAAAGTATCCATTGGCTTATTCCTGCAGGAGAATTACAAGTTCCAGGAAATTAAGTTTGTTTTGAGTAAACGCTTTATTACACTGCATTATATCAGTATCATCATAAAAACCTGAGATCAGTCATGTCTCACAAATGTCACATTCTGAAGGAGTATCAGTCTGATTTATGGTTCAGAGGTTCCAGCTGAAGATCGTGGTAGCATTGTGACCTTTTAGAGGGGTGACAGCCACAGCCATGGAAAACACCCACAGTGCTTCAGGCTGGGATGACTCAACATCCTCTACCCAAATATAAGAATCTGGAGCAGCCACTCTGAAGGAATTCAGTGGAAAGACTGTAAAACACTGATTTCTGACCAGTCTGCACCTACTTACTTGTATGTATGTGGGGGGCAGGTTGTATAATCAAGTGCCTTCTCCCATGGGAGCTAGCAAGGATTGTAGCCATCCTCAGAATTAGCATCCCTGTGTGGGGGAAGTTGCGTTCCCAGTTATTTTAGTTTCTGTATATCTCACCTTTTTAGTGTGGCTCAGATCTTAAATTTATCTTGTGAAATAGGCAAGAATCATCCTCAGTTTACAGAAACATGTTAAAACAGTGCCCTCTGAAAGGGGTGGCAGCTGGAGACCCTTCTCAGCAGCAGATCTGTGCTCTGGCCGGCTGGAGAATGGACAAACACACTCAACAGCACTAGGTGGAAAAGGGCATTAACAGCATATGCTgaatttctgtctgtctttgAACTGCAAACAAATTTTCCTCTATGACTGAGCTCAAAGTAATCAGTGTGTTGCTTAGGAAACGCTTACAAGTGGTTTTGACTCACTTCatctgttgtgttttttaattgttgttcGTTAATAGAGATGCCCTGGATGCCCTTGGCTTGAAGAGATACTGCTGCCGCAGAATGCTCCTCGCCCATGTGGATCTGATTGAGAAGCTTTTGAATTATGCACCCCTGGAGAAATGAGATGGAAAAAGCACTGTGCTGCAAGCCATGTGGAACGTATC
The DNA window shown above is from Camarhynchus parvulus chromosome 5, STF_HiC, whole genome shotgun sequence and carries:
- the POLR2L gene encoding DNA-directed RNA polymerases I, II, and III subunit RPABC5, which produces MIIPVRCFTCGKIVGNKWEAYLGLLQAEYTEGDALDALGLKRYCCRRMLLAHVDLIEKLLNYAPLEK